A window from Theobroma cacao cultivar B97-61/B2 chromosome 3, Criollo_cocoa_genome_V2, whole genome shotgun sequence encodes these proteins:
- the LOC18605344 gene encoding MDIS1-interacting receptor like kinase 2 yields MANYQEKYLSLTLFIALLALPCNAISVPNREAEALLKWKESLGNQSILQSWVTPASANASTQSPCRWRGITCNNAGNVIAINLAYTGLKGTVENLDFSSFPNLLRLDLKVNQLSGKIPSNIGLLSKLQFLDLSTNSLNSELPVSLANLTQVYELDISRNNITGELDPRLFPDGTSRSKTGLISLKRFLLQDTLLSGRIPDEIGNLQHLSLLALDGSHFYGPIPPSLGNLSSLTVLRLSSLQLSGNIPVSFGTLSKLTVLYLHINHLSGFVPEELGNISSLVVLHLAENNFSGHLPPEVCGGGKLVNFSASFNNFSGPIPKSLKNCKTLYRVRLEYNQLTGNIAQDFGVYPNLTYIDLSYNKLSGELSPNWGECLNLTLLNAAGNMIRGKIPDEITQLNQLMELDLSSNQISGIIPAQVGKLSKLLSLSLKDNKLSGPIPAGIGGLPNLQSLDLSTNMLRGPIPYQLGDCFKLQNLRLNENHLNGTIPYQIGNLVALQDILDFSYNSLSGEIPSQLGKLTTLENLNLSHNNLTGKIPSSLSNLRSLVAVNLSYNNLEGPLPNSNIFRSAQPEAFSKNKDLCGEREGLKPCSPTSTEKKSGNDKQKVVVIVVASLASISIFLIVCIWILAFRHRRSVNQSQIEGREKRENLFSRGHFNGKFTYKDILEATKNFDETCCIGVGGFGKVYKAEMPDGQVFAVKKLSSHDEMEIGEVKSFKNEVAALTEIRHRNIVKLYGFCSEKRQFFLVYGFMERGSLAKILSNDVGAKELDWTKRIRVIKGVAHALSYMHHDCVPPIIHRDISSKNILLSSEFEACVSDFGTARLLTHDSSNWTAVAGTYGYVAPELAYSMAVTEKCDAYSFGVLALEVLMGKHPGELISYLHSFSDPRIGLADVLDPRLSPPIGRKLEDELSFMLNLAILCSHANPQSRPTMRSVSQQLEAGCF; encoded by the exons ATGGCTAATTACCAAGAAAAGTATCTATCTCTTACTCTCTTCATAGCTTTGTTGGCATTGCCCTGCAATGCCATTTCAGTGCCGAATAGAGAAGCTGAGGCCCTTCTCAAATGGAAAGAAAGTCTCGGTAATCAATCTATTCTGCAGTCATGGGTCACTCCAGCTTCTGCCAATGCTTCTACTCAAAGTCCATGCAGATGGCGTGGAATAACCTGCAATAATGCAGGAAATGTTATTGCAATAAATCTAGCATACACAGGTTTGAAGGGTACCGTTGAAAACTtggatttttcttccttcccaAACCTTCTTCGGCTTGATCTCAAGGTAAACCAGCTCTCCGGAAAAATACCGTCCAACATAGGCTTACTTTCGAAACTCCAGTTCCTTGATCTTTCCACAAATTCTTTAAACAGCGAGCTTCCGGTCTCTCTTGCCAATCTCACTCAAGTTTACGAGCTTGACATTTCACGAAACAACATAACGGGTGAACTAGACCCGCGTTTATTCCCGGATGGAACTAGTCGATCAAAAACTGGCCTCATTAGTCTCAAACGTTTTCTCCTTCAAGATACTCTGCTTAGTGGCAGAATTCCTGATGAGATAGGGAATTTGCAGCATCTGTCTCTACTAGCTTTGGATGGGAGTCATTTCTATGGGCCTATCCCTCCATCTTTGGGTAATTTGAGCAGTTTAACTGTTCTACGGCTTTCCAGTCTTCAACTTTCAGGTAACATTCCTGTTAGTTTTGGAACTTTAAGCAAGTTAACTGTCCTGTATTTGCACATAAACCACTTATCTGGTTTTGTACCGGAAGAGTTGGGAAATATTTCCTCATTAGTAGTTCTCCATCTGGCTGAGAACAACTTCAGTGGTCACTTGCCCCCAGAAGTTTGTGGAGGTGGAAAGCTTGTCAATTTCAGTGCATCCTTCAACAACTTCTCCGGTCCTATCCCAAAGAGCCTGAAGAATTGCAAGACCTTGTATAGAGTTCGGCTCGAATATAATCAACTTACAGGAAACATAGCCCAAGATTTTGGTGTGTACCCGAACCTCACATATATTGACTTAAGTTACAACAAACTGAGTGGTGAACTCTCGCCAAATTGGGGAGAATGTCTGAACTTGACACTGCTGAATGCTGCCGGAAATATGATACGTGGAAAGATCCCAGATGAGATTACTCAGTTGAACCAATTAATGGAGCTTGACCTTTCTTCCAACCAAATTTCAGGAATCATTCCTGCACAAGTTGGAAAATTATCGAAATTGTTGTCCTTAAGCCTGAAAGATAACAAGCTTTCCGGCCCGATACCTGCAGGAATTGGAGGACTGCCAAATTTACAGTCTCTAGACCTCTCAACGAATATGCTCAGAGGGCCCATTCCATATCAGTTGGGGGATTGCTTCAAGCTGCAGAATTTACGTTTGAACGAAAACCACTTGAATGGAACAATTCCATATCAAATTGGTAATCTTGTTGCCTTACAAGATATACTAGATTTCAGTTATAACTCACTCTCTGGAGAGATACCCTCACAACTTGGGAAGCTTACAACTTTGGAAAACTTAAACCTCTCCCACAACAATCTCACTGGTAAAATTCCTTCTTCACTGAGCAACTTGAGGAGCTTGGTGGCTGTTAATCTCTCATACAACAACTTGGAGGGTCCACTTCCCAACAGCAACATTTTTCGGTCAGCTCAACCAGAGGCTTTTAGCAAGAACAAAGATCTATGCGGTGAAAGAGAAGGTTTAAAACCTTGCAGTCCCACATCGACAGAGAAGAAAAGTGGAAATGATAAACAAAAGGTTGTTGTTATTGTTGTTGCTTCTTTGGCAAGTATATCaatctttttaattgtttgcaTATGGATTTTAGCATTTCGCCATCGGAGATCAGTAAATCAGTCCCAAATTGAGGGCAGAGAAAAGCGGGAAAATCTTTTCTCACGAGGGCATTTTAATGGGAAATTCACGTACAAAGACATTCTTGAAGCTACAAAGAACTTTGATGAGACGTGCTGCATTGGAGTGGGAGGATTTGGAAAAGTCTATAAAGCAGAAATGCCAGATGGTCAAGTATTTGCTGTTAAGAAGTTGAGTTCCCATGATGAGATGGAGATTGGGGAGGTGAAAAGTTTCAAGAATGAGGTTGCAGCTCTGACAGAGATAAGGCATCGAAACATCGTAAAGCTCTACGGGTTTTGTTCTGAAAAAagacaattttttttggtgTACGGGTTTATGGAAAGGGGAAGCTTGGCTAAGATCTTGAGCAATGATGTCGGAGCCAAGGAATTAGACTGGACGAAAAGGATTCGAGTTATTAAAGGGGTAGCTCATGCTCTATCTTATATGCATCATGATTGTGTTCCACCAATAATTCATCGAGACATATCGAGCAAGAATATCTTACTGAGCTCTGAATTTGAGGCCTGTGTATCGGATTTTGGCACTGCAAGGTTGTTGACTCATGATTCATCCAACTGGACAGCAGTTGCAGGAACGTATGGCTATGTTGCCCCAG AGCTTGCTTACTCTATGGCAGTCACCGAAAAATGCGATGCATACAGCTTTGGTGTTTTGGCACTAGAAGTTCTGATGGGAAAGCATCCTGGGGAACTTATATCCTATCTACATTCATTCTCTGATCCAAGAATCGGCTTGGCAGATGTCTTAGATCCTCGTCTCTCTCCTCCTATAGGCCGAAAACTTGAAGATGAATTATCGTTCATGTTAAACCTTGCTATCTTATGTTCACATGCCAATCCCCAATCTCGACCAACCATGCGTAGTGTGTCTCAGCAGCTTGAAGCAGGCTGTTTCTAA
- the LOC18605347 gene encoding structural maintenance of chromosomes protein 2-1 → MYIKEICLEGFKSYATRTVVPGFDPFFNAITGLNGSGKSNILDSICFVLGITNLQQVRAANLQELVYKQGQAGITKATVSIIFDNSDRSRSPLGYEDHSEITVTRQIVVGGRNKYLINGKLAQPSQVQNLFHSVQLNVNNPHFLIMQGRITKVLNMKPPEILSMLEEAAGTRMYETKKEFALKTLEKKQSKVDEINKLLDQEILPALEKLRKERMQYMQWANGNAELDRLKRFCVAFEYVQAERIRDSAVGEVERVKAKITEIDNGAERTKVEIQDMETNISKLTADKEATMGGEVKTLSDEVDLLSKNLVQEVSVLNSKEDTLKGEKENAEKLIQNIEDLRQSIEEKAIAVQKCEEGAADLKKRVEDLSKSLEEHEKEYQAVLAGKSSGNEDKCLEDQLGDAKVAVGAAETELKQLKTKISHCEKELGEKTCQLMSKREEAVDVENELNSRRKDVGKIKIELESLPYKEGQMEALQKDRASELELIQKLKDGVRDLSAQLANVQFTYRDPVKNFDRSKVKGVVAKLIKVKDSSTMTALEVTAGGKLFNVVVDTENTGKQLLQNGDLRRRVTIIPLNKIQPNTVPPRVQQAAIGLVGKENAKLALSLVGYDKELESAMEYVFGATFVCKTTDAAKEVAFNREIRTPSVTLEGDIFQPSGLLTGGSRRGGGDLLRQLHDLAESESKLSVHQKRLSEIEAKMADLLPLQKKFMDLKAQLELKVHDLSLFQNRAEKNEHHKLAEMVKSIEQELQEAKSAVQEKEILYEKHVSTVLELEKSIREHDNNREGRLKDLERKIKATKARMQSASKDLKGHENERERIVMEREAFIQEQASLESQLASLRTQINNVNLEVEEQMAKVGSVKKNRDQLQSELDSIRLKMKECDSQISSILKEQQKLQQKLSEIKLERKKLENEVKQMEMEQKDCSTKVDKLIEKHAWIATERQLFGRGGTDYDFASRDPHKAREELDKLQAEQSGLEKRVNKKVMAMFEKAEDEYNDLMSKKNTVENDKSKIKKTIEELDEKKKETLKVTWVKVNNDFGSIFSTLLPGTMAKLEPPEGSSVLDGLEVCVAFGGVWKQSLSELSGGQRSLLALSLILALLLFKPAPLYILDEVDAALDLSHTQNIGRMIKAHFPHSQFIVVSLKEGMFNNANVLFRTKFVDGVSTVQRTVASKPSR, encoded by the exons ATGTACATTAAGGAGATATGTTTGGAAGGGTTCAAATCCTACGCGACAAGGACGGTGGTCCCTGGTTTCGATCCTTTCTTCAATGCCATAACGGGTTTGAACGGGTCGGGCAAATCGAACATTCTGGACTCGATTTGCTTTGTTTTAGGAATCACAAATTTGCAGCAAGTTCGCGCTGCCAATCTTCAGGAGCTCGTTTACAAGCAAGGCCAAGCCGGAATTACCAAGGCCACGGTGTCCATTATCTTCGATAATTCGGATAGATCCCGGAGTCCACTCGGTTACGAGGATCACTCAGAGATCACTGTAACTCGACAA ATTGTGGTTGGTGGAAGGAACAAATATTTGATCAATGGAAAACTCGCGCAGCCAAGTCAAGTACAGAACCTTTTCCATTCAGTTCAACTTAATGTTAATAATCCACATTTTCTCATAATGCAAGGTCGGATCACCAAGGTTCTAAATATGAAACCTCCCGAGATTTTATCTATGCTTGAAGAGGCCGCTGGGACAAGAATGtatgaaacaaagaaagagtTTGCGTTGAAAACACTTGAGAAGAAGCAGAGTAAGGTTGATGAGATTAATAAGCTTCTTGATCAGGAAATACTGCCTGCTTTGGAGAAGTTAAGAAAAGAACGAATGCAGTATATGCAATGGGCTAATGGGAATGCTGAGCTGGATAGACTTAAAAGGTTTTGTGTTGCTTTTGAGTATGTTCAAGCAGAGAGGATTAGAGACAGTGCTGTTGGTGAAGTGGAAAGAGTGAAGGCAAAGATTACTGAAATTGATAATGGTGCAGAAAGGACGAAGGTGGAAATTCAGGATATGGAGACAAACATATCGAAGTTGACAGCTGACAAGGAAGCTACTATGGGTGGGGAAGTTAAAACCTTGTCAGATGAAGTAGACTTGCTATCTAAAAATCTTGTGCAGGAAGTGTCTGTGTTGAATAGTAAAGAGGATACTCTCAAGGGTGAGAAAGAGAATGCTGAAAAG cttattcaaaatattgaagaTTTGAGGCAGTCTATAGAAGAGAAGGCCATTGCAGTGCAAAAGTGTGAAGAAGGAGCAGCTGATCTTAAAAAGAGAGTTGAGGATCTTTCCAAGAGTttggaagagcatgaaaagGAATACCAG GCTGTCCTAGCTGGCAAGAGTAGTGGCAATGAGGACAAATGCCTAGAGGATCAACTAGGTGATGCTAAGGTTGCTGTTGGGGCTGCTGAAACAGAATTGAAACaactgaaaacaaaaattagcCATTGCGAAAAGGAGCTGGGGGAGAAAACATGTCAATTAATGTCAAAGCGTGAAGAAGCAGTTGATGTGGAGAATGAGCTTAATTCCAGGCGAAAAGATgtaggaaaaattaaaattgagttggAATCTCTTCCATACAAAGAAGGCCAGATGGAAGCTTTGCAAAAG GACCGTGCATCTGAGTTGGAGCTCATCCAGAAGCTGAAAGATGGAGTACGGGATCTTTCAGCCCAGCTAGCAAATGTTCAGTTCACTTATCGTGATcctgttaaaaattttgataggtCAAAGGTGAAAGGAGTGGTTGCAAAACTAATAAAAGTGAAGGATAGCTCGACAATGACAGCCTTAGAG GTTACTGCAGGTGGAAAGTTATTTAATGTGGTTGTTGACACTGAAAATACTGGAAAACAACTGCTTCAGAATGGTGATCTACGAAGAAGAGTAACAATTATACCTTTAAATAAAATCCAACCTAATACTGTTCCCCCTAGGGTTCAGCAGGCTGCTATTGGATTG GTTGGGAAGGAGAATGCAAAGCTGGCACTTTCATTGGTTGGTTATGATAAGGAATTGGAG AGTGCTATGGAATATGTATTTGGTGCTacttttgtttgtaaaactaCTGATGCTGCAAAGGAG GTTGCATTTAATCGGGAAATTCGCACTCCAAGTGTCACCCTTGAAGGTGACATATTTCAACCTAGTGGTCTTTTGACTGGTGGTAGCCgcag GGGTGGTGGTGATCTGCTACGGCAACTTCATGATTTGGCAGAGTCTGAATCAAAACTTTCAGTGCATCAGAAGAGGTTATCTGAAATTGAAGCGAAG ATGGCGGACCTTCTGCCTCTTCAAAAAAAGTTCATGGACCTTAAAGCACAGTTAGAACTTAAAGTTCATGACCTTTCCTTATTTCAGAACAGGGCCGAGAAAAATGAGCATCATAAG CTTGCAGAAATGGTAAAGAGCATTGAGCAAGAACTTCAAGAAGCAAAATCAGCTGttcaagaaaaagagattttgTATGAAAAGCATGTTAGTACAGTTTTGGAACTTGAGAAATCAATTAGGGAGCATGATAATAATAGAGAGGGCAGACTTAAAGACTTGGAGAGAAAGATTAAGGCTACAAAAGCTCGAATGCAGTCAGCCTCAAAGGATCTGAAG GGGcatgaaaatgaaagagagagaattgTTATGGAACGGGAAGCATTCATACAAGAACAAGCATCTTTAGAGAGTCAATTGGCCTCTTTGAGAACGCAAATTAACAATGTCAATTTGGAAGTAGAAGAACAAATGGCCAAG GTTGGTtctgtaaaaaaaaatcgtGATCAATTGCAATCTGAGTTGGATTCTATTCGTTTAAAGATGAAGGAGTGTGATTCTCAAATTAGCAGCATTCTTAAGGAGCAGCAAAAACTTCAGCAGAAGCTTAGTGAAATAAAGCTTGAGAGGAAAAAGTTGGAAAATGAG gtaAAGCAAATGGAGATGGAACAGAAAGATTGCTCTACGAAAGTAGACAAACTGATTGAGAAGCATGCCTGGATTGCTACTGAAAGGCAACTTTTTGGCAGAGGTGGGACGGATTATGATTTTGCATCCCGTGATCCTCATAAAGCCAGGGAAGAACTTGACAAACTTCAAGCTGAACAATCAGG CCTTGAAAAAAGAGTGAACAAAAAAGTGATGGCAATGTTCGAGAAAGCAGAAGATGAGTATAATGATTTGATGTCCAAGAAAAACACTGTGGAG AATGACAAATCTAAAATTAAGAAGACAATTGAAGAGCTAgatgagaagaagaaagaaacactAAAGGTCACTTGGGTCAAAGTTAACAA TGACTTTGGGTCCATCTTTTCTACCTTGTTGCCTGGAACCATGGCAAAGCTAGAACCACCAGAAGGAAGCAGCGTCTTAGATGGTCTTGAGGTCTGTGTTGCATTCGGAGGTGTTTGGAAACAGTCCTTGTCTGAACTGAGTGGAGGTCAAAGGTCTCTACTGGCACTTTCTCTAATCTTGGCTCTGCTGCTGTTTAAGCCAGCTCCACTTTACATACTTGATGAG GTTGATGCAGCTCTTGATCTAAGCCACACTCAGAACATAGGGAGAATGATTAAAGCCCACTTTCCACACTCTCAG TTTATTGTTGTTTCACTGAAAGAGGGCATGTTTAATAATGCCAATGTTCTTTTCCGGACAAAATTTGTCGATGGTGTTTCCACTGTCCAGAGGACTGTTGCATCTAAGCCTAGCAGGTGA